One genomic region from Argentina anserina chromosome 2, drPotAnse1.1, whole genome shotgun sequence encodes:
- the LOC126784745 gene encoding thiamine pyrophosphokinase 1 isoform X1 encodes MELMSHSSTFLLPPLLTSNPSPTYALVVLNQGLLRSTPLLWSHAQLRLCADGGANRLYDDMPLLLPHQDASDVRKRYKPDVIKGDLDSIRKDVLEFYANMGTKIVDESDDQDTTDLHKCVAYVCDWAQNYDKSDLCILVAGALGGRFDHEIGNINVLCRFSTIRIILLSDDCFIHLLPHTHRHEIHIQSSVEGPHCGLIPIGTPSGSTTTTGLQWDLNETEMRFGGLISTSNLVKEDKITVQSDSDLLWTITIKRL; translated from the exons ATGGAGCTCATGTCTCATTCCTCCACGTTTCTCCTTCCGCCGCTGTTGACGTCCAATCCGTCGCCGACGTATGCGCTGGTGGTGCTTAACCAAGGCCTCCTGAGGTCCACTCCACTGCTGTGGAGCCACG CACAGCTGCGGTTGTGCGCTGACGGCGGTGCGAATCGGCTTTATGACGACATGCCTCTGCTCTTGCCTCATCAAGACGCCTCCGATGTTCGCAAAAG GTACAAGCCTGACGTTATCAAAGGTGACTTGGATTCTATCAGAAAGGATGTCTTGGAGTTTTATGCTAATATG GGAACAAAGATAGTTGATGAGTCTGATGATCAGGACACAACAGATCTTCACAAGTGTGTGGCATATGTATGTGACTGGGCGCAGAACTACGACAAGTCTGAT CTGTGCATTCTGGTTGCTGGAGCGCTCGGTGGAAGGTTTGACCATGAGATAGGAAACATCAACGTGCTCTGTCGATTCTCGACCATTCGGATAATCCTTCTTTCTGATGATTGCTTCATCCACCTTCTCCCACATACACACCGTCATGAGATACACATTCAGTCTTCAGTTGAAGGTCCTCATTGTGGACTTATACCCATTGGAACTCCATCTGGAAGTACTACAACCACCGGGCTTCAATGGGATCTAA ATGAAACAGAGATGAGGTTTGGTGGTCTGATAAGTACTTCAAATCTTGTCAAAGAAGACAAAATAACAGTTCAATCTGATTCAGATCTTCTTTGGACTATAACCATAAAAAGGCTGTAG
- the LOC126784745 gene encoding thiamine pyrophosphokinase 1 isoform X2, whose product MPLLLPHQDASDVRKRYKPDVIKGDLDSIRKDVLEFYANMGTKIVDESDDQDTTDLHKCVAYVCDWAQNYDKSDLCILVAGALGGRFDHEIGNINVLCRFSTIRIILLSDDCFIHLLPHTHRHEIHIQSSVEGPHCGLIPIGTPSGSTTTTGLQWDLNETEMRFGGLISTSNLVKEDKITVQSDSDLLWTITIKRL is encoded by the exons ATGCCTCTGCTCTTGCCTCATCAAGACGCCTCCGATGTTCGCAAAAG GTACAAGCCTGACGTTATCAAAGGTGACTTGGATTCTATCAGAAAGGATGTCTTGGAGTTTTATGCTAATATG GGAACAAAGATAGTTGATGAGTCTGATGATCAGGACACAACAGATCTTCACAAGTGTGTGGCATATGTATGTGACTGGGCGCAGAACTACGACAAGTCTGAT CTGTGCATTCTGGTTGCTGGAGCGCTCGGTGGAAGGTTTGACCATGAGATAGGAAACATCAACGTGCTCTGTCGATTCTCGACCATTCGGATAATCCTTCTTTCTGATGATTGCTTCATCCACCTTCTCCCACATACACACCGTCATGAGATACACATTCAGTCTTCAGTTGAAGGTCCTCATTGTGGACTTATACCCATTGGAACTCCATCTGGAAGTACTACAACCACCGGGCTTCAATGGGATCTAA ATGAAACAGAGATGAGGTTTGGTGGTCTGATAAGTACTTCAAATCTTGTCAAAGAAGACAAAATAACAGTTCAATCTGATTCAGATCTTCTTTGGACTATAACCATAAAAAGGCTGTAG
- the LOC126784743 gene encoding DNA mismatch repair protein PMS1 isoform X1, with amino-acid sequence MEATTPPSDSPSIKPINKSVVHRICAGQVILDLAAAVKELVENSLDAGATTIEIALKDYGKELFQVIDNGCGISPSNFKVLALKHHTSKLAGFPDLQSLTTFGFRGEALSSLCALGNLTVETRTKYEQVASHLTFDHAGVLVAEKKTARQVGTTVTVKNLFVNLPVRCKEFSRNIRKEYGKLVSLLNAYALIAKGVRLVCTNAIGRNAKSVVLKTQGSGSLKDNVVTLFGMSTFSCLEPVSISVSDSCKVDGFLSKSGQGSGRNMGDRQFFFVNGRPVDMPKVTKLVNELYRGANSQQHPIAILDFIVPTRACDVNVTPDKRKVFFSDESSILVSLREGLQQMYSTSNARYSVNKLEELPKEASRSQLCSPDQRSCKRLNRDDDDDVPEEVCAVDKAEEPTKEGGRSPFCFPGHRSHKFSKQPSIYSVPKEIIPEDCSPEGDALLKAVDTDSESTHDEEGFTHENSKGKDFALRVHSIKKSHGTSQLRKNLSSMKADQTAVSVDSSGRSSSVQASLNEFVTVTKRKQDSISSVLSEMPVLRNQTLHSESKSDFVDAVSKPLLSHHQIDDSIEVDNRSEVCENQPSKYFRADRILNKIRVPISPGSKTEDEELGDVSRENQSSKYFRADRILNKIRVPVSPGSKTEGEELGEDLQAQEETVTPVDMIPTASPSRDINMPEDLPAASPSSCISSSTPKPSSDIMMCSTLTFSFQDLKTRRQQIFSRLQSSLPGVKAQRCYTAATLELSQPENEERKARALAAATTELERLFRKEDFGRMKVIGQFNLGFIIGKLDQDLFIVDQHAADEKYNFERLSQSTILNQQPLLRPLRLELSPEEEVVASMHIDIIRKNGFSLEEDPHAPPGHHFKLKAVPFSKNITFGVEDVKDLISTLADGHGECSIIGSYKMDTVDSVCPSRVRAMLASRACRSSVMIGDALGKNEMRKILEHLVGLKSPWNCPHGRPTMRHLIDLKTIHRSEENDDAES; translated from the exons ATGGAGGCCACAACTCCTCCGTCCGACTCGCCATCCATAAAACCCATAAACAAGTCCGTCGTCCACAGAATCTGCGCCGGCCAAGTCATCCTCGACCTCGCCGCCGCCGTCAAGGAGCTGGTCGAGAACAGCCTCGACGCCGGCGCCACCACCATCGAAATCGCCCTCAAAGACTACGGCAAGGAGTTGTTCCAGGTCATCGATAACGGCTGCGGCATCTCGCCGAGCAACTTCAAGGTCCTGGCGCTCAAGCACCACACTTCGAAGCTCGCCGGATTCCCTGACCTCCAGTCTCTGACGACCTTCGGCTTCCGCGGCGAGGCCTTGAGCTCTCTTTGTGCCTTGGGGAACTTGACGGTGGAAACCAGGACCAAGTACGAGCAGGTCGCCTCGCACTTGACTTTCGACCACGCCGGCGTGTTGGTGGCGGAGAAGAAGACGGCGCGGCAAGTGGGGACCACAGTGACGGTGAAGAATCTGTTTGTGAATTTACCGGTGAGGTGCAAGGAGTTCAGTCGCAACATTCGGAAGGAGTATGGCAAGCTTGTTTCTTTATTGAAT GCCTATGCTCTTATTGCGAAAGGGGTTCGATTAGTGTGCACGAATGCTATAGGTAGAAATGCAAAGTCTGTAGTGCTTAAAACGCAAGGAAGTGGTTCACTGAAGGATAATGTAGTGACATTGTTTGGGATGAGCACTTTCAGTTGTTTGGAGCCGGTGAGTATATCTGTTTCGGACAGTTGTAAGGTGGATGGCTTTCTTTCCAAGTCGGGACAGGGTAGTGGTCGGAACATGGGAGATAGGCAGTTCTTTTTTGTGAATGGTCGACCTGTGGATATGCCGAAAGTCACAAAGCTTGTGAATGAGTTGTATAGAGGGGCAAATTCCCAGCAGCATCCCATTGCCATATTGGATTTCATTGTTCCAACAAGAGCGTGTGATGTCAATGTTACTCCTGATAAAAGGAAAGTGTTCTTTTCTGATGAGAGCTCCATACTGGTTTCCTTAAGGGAGGGTCTGCAGCAGATGTATTCCACTAGTAATGCTCGTTATTCTGTTAATAAACTGGAGGAGCTTCCCAAAGAAGCAAGCAGGTCTCAGTTATGCTCACCAGATCAAAGGTCTTGTAAACGATTAAATagggatgatgatgatgatgtccCTGAAGAAGTTTGTGCTGTCGATAAAGCTGAGGAGCCTACTAAGGAAGGAGGCAGGTCCCCATTCTGTTTTCCTGGTCACAGGTCTCATAAGTTTTCAAAACAGCCATCTATATATTCTGTACCTAAAGAAATTATTCCTGAGGATTGCTCTCCAGAAGGCGACGCTCTTCTGAAAGCTGTGGATACTGATTCTGAATCTACTCATGATGAAGAAGGGTTTACCCATGAAAATTCAAAGGGGAAGGATTTCGCTTTAAGAGTACACAGCATTAAGAAGTCCCATGGAACTAGTCAATTGAGAAAGAATCTCAGTAGTATGAAAGCTGATCAAACTGCAGTGAGTGTAGATTCAAGTGGTCGCTCAAGCTCTGTACAAGCATCACttaatgagtttgtaactGTAACTAAAAGAAAGCAAGATAGTATTAGCTCAGTCTTGTCTGAAATGCCTGTCCTAAGGAACCAAACTCTTCATTCTGAATCCAAGAGTGATTTTGTTGATGCAGTTTCAAAACCCCTACTTAGTCATCACCAGATTGATGATTCTATTGAAGTTGATAATCGTTCTGAAGTTTGTGAGAATCAGCCATCCAAGTATTTTAGAGCGGATAGGATCCTCAATAAAATTAGAGTTCCAATTTCTCCTGGAAGCAAGACTGAGGATGAAGAACTTGGAGACGTAAGTCGTGAGAATCAGTCATCCAAGTATTTTAGAGCAGATAGGATCCTCAATAAAATTAGAGTTCCAGTTTCTCCTGGAAGCAAGACTGAGGGTGAAGAACTTGGAGAA GATTTACAGGCTCAAGAGGAAACAGTGACTCCTGTTGATATGATACCAACTGCTTCACCTAGCAGGGATATAAATATGCCTGAAGATCTTCCAGCTGCATCACCTTCCTCTTGTATATCTTCAAGCACTCCAAAGCCTTCTTCTGATATAATGATGTGTTCAACCTTGACATTTAGTTTCCAAGACCTAAAGACAAGGAGGCAGCAAATCTTTTCTAGATTGCAATCAAGCCTACCTGGAGTAAAAGCACAAAG GTGCTATACAGCTGCAACACTGGAGCTTTCTCAACCAGAAAATGAGGAGCGGAAAGCAAGGGCCTTAGCTGCAGCTACCACAGAGTTGGAAAGACTTTTCCGAAAGGAAGATTTTGGTAGAATGAAG GTGATTGGGCAATTCAATCTTGGCTTCATTATTGGAAAGTTAGATCAAGATTTATTTATTGTAGATCAG CATGCAGCTGATGAGAAGTACAATTTTGAGCGTCTGTCACAATCTACCATTTTAAATCAACAGCCTTTGCTTAG GCCATTGAGGTTGGAGTTATCCCCCGAAGAAGAAGTTGTTGCTTCAATGCACATAGACATAATCAG GAAAAATGGATTTTCCTTGGAAGAGGATCCACATGCTCCACCTGGTCACCATTTTAAATTGAAAGCTGTTCCATTCAGCAAAAACATAACTTTTGGAGTAGAAG ATGTTAAGGACTTGATTTCCACTCTTGCTGATGGTCATGGGGAATGCTCAATCATTGGCAGTTATAAGATGGACACTGTTGATTCCGTTTGCCCCTCCAGAGTTCGCGCAATGCTGGCATCACGGGCATGCAGATCATCTGTTATGATTGGAGATGCCCTTGGAAAAAATGAGATGCGGAAG ATACTTGAGCATCTGGTCGGTCTGAAGTCTCCTTGGAATTGTCCTCATGGCAGGCCAACCATGCGACATTTGATTGACTTGAAAACCATTCACAGATCTGAAGAAAACGATGATGCAGAGTCTTGA
- the LOC126784743 gene encoding DNA mismatch repair protein PMS1 isoform X2, which yields MYAYALIAKGVRLVCTNAIGRNAKSVVLKTQGSGSLKDNVVTLFGMSTFSCLEPVSISVSDSCKVDGFLSKSGQGSGRNMGDRQFFFVNGRPVDMPKVTKLVNELYRGANSQQHPIAILDFIVPTRACDVNVTPDKRKVFFSDESSILVSLREGLQQMYSTSNARYSVNKLEELPKEASRSQLCSPDQRSCKRLNRDDDDDVPEEVCAVDKAEEPTKEGGRSPFCFPGHRSHKFSKQPSIYSVPKEIIPEDCSPEGDALLKAVDTDSESTHDEEGFTHENSKGKDFALRVHSIKKSHGTSQLRKNLSSMKADQTAVSVDSSGRSSSVQASLNEFVTVTKRKQDSISSVLSEMPVLRNQTLHSESKSDFVDAVSKPLLSHHQIDDSIEVDNRSEVCENQPSKYFRADRILNKIRVPISPGSKTEDEELGDVSRENQSSKYFRADRILNKIRVPVSPGSKTEGEELGEDLQAQEETVTPVDMIPTASPSRDINMPEDLPAASPSSCISSSTPKPSSDIMMCSTLTFSFQDLKTRRQQIFSRLQSSLPGVKAQRCYTAATLELSQPENEERKARALAAATTELERLFRKEDFGRMKVIGQFNLGFIIGKLDQDLFIVDQHAADEKYNFERLSQSTILNQQPLLRPLRLELSPEEEVVASMHIDIIRKNGFSLEEDPHAPPGHHFKLKAVPFSKNITFGVEDVKDLISTLADGHGECSIIGSYKMDTVDSVCPSRVRAMLASRACRSSVMIGDALGKNEMRKILEHLVGLKSPWNCPHGRPTMRHLIDLKTIHRSEENDDAES from the exons ATGTAT GCCTATGCTCTTATTGCGAAAGGGGTTCGATTAGTGTGCACGAATGCTATAGGTAGAAATGCAAAGTCTGTAGTGCTTAAAACGCAAGGAAGTGGTTCACTGAAGGATAATGTAGTGACATTGTTTGGGATGAGCACTTTCAGTTGTTTGGAGCCGGTGAGTATATCTGTTTCGGACAGTTGTAAGGTGGATGGCTTTCTTTCCAAGTCGGGACAGGGTAGTGGTCGGAACATGGGAGATAGGCAGTTCTTTTTTGTGAATGGTCGACCTGTGGATATGCCGAAAGTCACAAAGCTTGTGAATGAGTTGTATAGAGGGGCAAATTCCCAGCAGCATCCCATTGCCATATTGGATTTCATTGTTCCAACAAGAGCGTGTGATGTCAATGTTACTCCTGATAAAAGGAAAGTGTTCTTTTCTGATGAGAGCTCCATACTGGTTTCCTTAAGGGAGGGTCTGCAGCAGATGTATTCCACTAGTAATGCTCGTTATTCTGTTAATAAACTGGAGGAGCTTCCCAAAGAAGCAAGCAGGTCTCAGTTATGCTCACCAGATCAAAGGTCTTGTAAACGATTAAATagggatgatgatgatgatgtccCTGAAGAAGTTTGTGCTGTCGATAAAGCTGAGGAGCCTACTAAGGAAGGAGGCAGGTCCCCATTCTGTTTTCCTGGTCACAGGTCTCATAAGTTTTCAAAACAGCCATCTATATATTCTGTACCTAAAGAAATTATTCCTGAGGATTGCTCTCCAGAAGGCGACGCTCTTCTGAAAGCTGTGGATACTGATTCTGAATCTACTCATGATGAAGAAGGGTTTACCCATGAAAATTCAAAGGGGAAGGATTTCGCTTTAAGAGTACACAGCATTAAGAAGTCCCATGGAACTAGTCAATTGAGAAAGAATCTCAGTAGTATGAAAGCTGATCAAACTGCAGTGAGTGTAGATTCAAGTGGTCGCTCAAGCTCTGTACAAGCATCACttaatgagtttgtaactGTAACTAAAAGAAAGCAAGATAGTATTAGCTCAGTCTTGTCTGAAATGCCTGTCCTAAGGAACCAAACTCTTCATTCTGAATCCAAGAGTGATTTTGTTGATGCAGTTTCAAAACCCCTACTTAGTCATCACCAGATTGATGATTCTATTGAAGTTGATAATCGTTCTGAAGTTTGTGAGAATCAGCCATCCAAGTATTTTAGAGCGGATAGGATCCTCAATAAAATTAGAGTTCCAATTTCTCCTGGAAGCAAGACTGAGGATGAAGAACTTGGAGACGTAAGTCGTGAGAATCAGTCATCCAAGTATTTTAGAGCAGATAGGATCCTCAATAAAATTAGAGTTCCAGTTTCTCCTGGAAGCAAGACTGAGGGTGAAGAACTTGGAGAA GATTTACAGGCTCAAGAGGAAACAGTGACTCCTGTTGATATGATACCAACTGCTTCACCTAGCAGGGATATAAATATGCCTGAAGATCTTCCAGCTGCATCACCTTCCTCTTGTATATCTTCAAGCACTCCAAAGCCTTCTTCTGATATAATGATGTGTTCAACCTTGACATTTAGTTTCCAAGACCTAAAGACAAGGAGGCAGCAAATCTTTTCTAGATTGCAATCAAGCCTACCTGGAGTAAAAGCACAAAG GTGCTATACAGCTGCAACACTGGAGCTTTCTCAACCAGAAAATGAGGAGCGGAAAGCAAGGGCCTTAGCTGCAGCTACCACAGAGTTGGAAAGACTTTTCCGAAAGGAAGATTTTGGTAGAATGAAG GTGATTGGGCAATTCAATCTTGGCTTCATTATTGGAAAGTTAGATCAAGATTTATTTATTGTAGATCAG CATGCAGCTGATGAGAAGTACAATTTTGAGCGTCTGTCACAATCTACCATTTTAAATCAACAGCCTTTGCTTAG GCCATTGAGGTTGGAGTTATCCCCCGAAGAAGAAGTTGTTGCTTCAATGCACATAGACATAATCAG GAAAAATGGATTTTCCTTGGAAGAGGATCCACATGCTCCACCTGGTCACCATTTTAAATTGAAAGCTGTTCCATTCAGCAAAAACATAACTTTTGGAGTAGAAG ATGTTAAGGACTTGATTTCCACTCTTGCTGATGGTCATGGGGAATGCTCAATCATTGGCAGTTATAAGATGGACACTGTTGATTCCGTTTGCCCCTCCAGAGTTCGCGCAATGCTGGCATCACGGGCATGCAGATCATCTGTTATGATTGGAGATGCCCTTGGAAAAAATGAGATGCGGAAG ATACTTGAGCATCTGGTCGGTCTGAAGTCTCCTTGGAATTGTCCTCATGGCAGGCCAACCATGCGACATTTGATTGACTTGAAAACCATTCACAGATCTGAAGAAAACGATGATGCAGAGTCTTGA